A window from Fusobacterium sp. SYSU M8D902 encodes these proteins:
- the celB gene encoding PTS cellobiose transporter subunit IIC, with translation MNMMEKFENTMNNYFLPVATKLAEQKHLQSIKDGLLVSLPLVIVGSFFLVFGFLPIPGYNEFMISIFGELWLEKFLYPVSVTFDIVSIFASIGIAYHLAKKNKVDSLSASAISLAMFLLVTPNKILVGESSTSGYAIAYLGGKGLFVAIICALISTEIYSWFIKKNYIIKMPESCPPAVAKSFSALIPAFVIIVLFWLVKIGVEATSYSDVHKLVVKLISDPLTGFSATLFGGIICVLINSIFWSFGIHGGSISGIVFGPMFTVIRDANRLAFQNGNPIPHIISDEFLNIYVFIGGSGTTFCLVLCYLFYSKAKQYKEIGKLAIGASIFNINEPVIFGSPVVLNPILILPFITTPIVLTLLDYFLISFGLVAPAAIPVPWTMPVVISGFLTSGGHISGSIVQILNIIVGLIIYLPFVKMLDKKAELEDIENFQSEVEE, from the coding sequence ATGAATATGATGGAAAAATTTGAAAATACCATGAACAACTATTTTCTTCCTGTTGCTACAAAATTAGCAGAACAAAAACATCTACAATCTATTAAAGATGGATTACTAGTTTCATTACCTCTAGTTATTGTAGGATCATTCTTTCTAGTTTTTGGTTTTCTACCAATTCCTGGATACAATGAATTTATGATAAGTATCTTTGGGGAACTTTGGCTTGAGAAATTTTTATATCCTGTTTCTGTTACTTTTGATATTGTTTCTATTTTTGCTTCAATTGGTATTGCATACCACCTTGCTAAGAAGAATAAAGTAGATTCTCTATCTGCTTCTGCTATATCTTTAGCTATGTTTCTATTGGTTACACCTAATAAAATATTGGTTGGAGAGAGTAGCACTTCTGGATATGCAATTGCTTATCTTGGAGGAAAGGGATTATTTGTTGCTATAATCTGTGCTCTTATCTCTACTGAAATATATAGTTGGTTTATCAAGAAAAATTATATAATTAAGATGCCTGAAAGCTGTCCTCCTGCTGTTGCAAAATCTTTCTCTGCTCTGATACCAGCATTTGTTATCATAGTTCTGTTTTGGCTGGTAAAAATTGGAGTAGAAGCTACTAGTTATAGTGATGTTCATAAGCTTGTTGTAAAATTGATCTCAGATCCTTTAACAGGTTTCTCTGCAACTCTATTTGGTGGAATCATCTGTGTACTTATTAACTCTATATTCTGGTCTTTTGGAATACATGGTGGAAGTATCTCTGGTATAGTTTTTGGACCTATGTTTACAGTTATTAGAGATGCTAATAGACTAGCTTTTCAAAATGGAAATCCAATTCCTCATATAATATCTGATGAGTTTTTAAATATCTATGTTTTCATAGGTGGAAGTGGTACAACTTTCTGTTTAGTTCTTTGTTATCTTTTCTATTCAAAAGCTAAACAGTATAAAGAGATTGGTAAACTAGCTATTGGAGCTTCTATATTCAATATCAACGAACCGGTTATCTTCGGTTCTCCAGTGGTATTAAATCCAATTTTAATACTTCCTTTTATCACAACTCCAATTGTGTTAACACTACTAGATTATTTTCTTATCTCATTTGGTTTAGTCGCACCAGCAGCTATTCCTGTACCTTGGACTATGCCTGTAGTAATCAGTGGCTTCCTTACTTCTGGTGGACATATAAGTGGTTCAATAGTTCAGATTTTAAATATAATTGTAGGTTTAATTATATATCTTCCTTTTGTTAAGATGCTTGATAAAAAAGCTGAATTAGAGGATATTGAAAATTTTCAAAGTGAGGTAGAAGAATGA
- a CDS encoding cation:dicarboxylase symporter family transporter yields the protein MNNVFFQQFLMISDFKTIIFLAILFLLITIVNRLPKQKFNFSAKVMVATFVGLLLGLAIQVTAGFPSNPMELTFVRESTLWFSLLGGGFISLIRMLVIPLVMVSIIHVIINMKEDANLGDLVKRTLVITLAMVAISVAVGLGLGILFNVGHVESGAVLAEGTNKIREVKNIVDTLKALIPSNPVEAMVSLNIVGLVIFSAIVGVAAKRMSKKYMAIVKPFFDLINALQKIIVSMAMSIIKWMPAAVIPLLANTIAQKGISAIAEVGKFIIVLYLAVAIMFVIQMIAVSLFGMNPLTYVKKCTSLLILAFTSRSSVGCLPVTIATLTNKLGVSESTASFVGSFGTTAGMQGCAGVFPALTIVFVTHMSGNSVDMTLFAMAVIVVAISSLGIAGIPGTATMAASVGLSGTGLAALFPMINPILAIDPIIDMPRTMLNVIGSVTNALMVDKSLGQIDMTMYNDPTAGNESNSAEME from the coding sequence ATGAATAATGTATTTTTTCAACAATTTTTAATGATCAGTGATTTCAAAACTATCATTTTCTTAGCTATTTTATTTTTACTTATTACAATCGTTAACAGATTACCTAAACAGAAGTTTAACTTCTCTGCTAAGGTAATGGTTGCAACTTTTGTTGGTTTACTTTTAGGACTTGCTATACAAGTAACTGCTGGATTCCCTAGTAACCCTATGGAACTTACTTTTGTTAGAGAGTCTACTCTATGGTTTAGTCTTCTTGGTGGAGGATTCATATCTTTAATCAGAATGCTTGTTATCCCTTTAGTTATGGTATCTATCATTCACGTTATAATCAACATGAAAGAGGATGCTAACTTAGGAGATCTAGTAAAGAGAACTCTTGTTATAACTTTAGCTATGGTTGCTATCTCTGTTGCTGTTGGACTTGGACTTGGAATACTATTCAACGTTGGACATGTTGAAAGTGGAGCTGTATTAGCTGAGGGAACTAACAAAATTAGAGAAGTTAAGAATATTGTTGATACATTAAAAGCACTTATTCCTTCAAACCCAGTTGAGGCTATGGTTAGCTTAAATATCGTTGGACTTGTTATCTTCTCAGCTATCGTTGGAGTTGCTGCTAAGAGAATGTCTAAAAAATATATGGCAATTGTAAAGCCTTTCTTCGATTTAATAAATGCTTTACAAAAGATTATAGTTTCTATGGCTATGAGTATTATCAAATGGATGCCAGCTGCTGTAATTCCTCTACTTGCTAACACAATAGCTCAAAAAGGTATCAGTGCAATAGCTGAAGTTGGAAAATTCATAATTGTTCTTTACTTAGCTGTAGCAATTATGTTTGTAATCCAAATGATCGCTGTATCTCTTTTTGGAATGAACCCACTTACTTATGTAAAAAAATGTACATCACTATTAATTCTTGCATTTACTTCAAGATCAAGTGTTGGATGTTTACCAGTAACAATAGCTACTTTAACAAACAAACTTGGTGTTAGTGAGTCTACTGCAAGTTTCGTAGGAAGTTTTGGTACTACTGCTGGAATGCAAGGTTGTGCTGGAGTATTCCCTGCTTTAACTATAGTTTTCGTAACTCATATGAGTGGTAACTCTGTTGATATGACTCTATTTGCTATGGCTGTTATAGTTGTTGCTATCAGTTCATTAGGAATTGCTGGAATACCTGGAACTGCTACAATGGCTGCTTCTGTTGGATTATCAGGAACTGGATTAGCTGCTCTATTCCCTATGATCAACCCTATACTAGCTATAGACCCTATCATAGATATGCCTAGAACTATGCTTAACGTTATCGGTTCTGTAACAAATGCATTAATGGTAGATAAGAGCTTAGGACAAATAGATATGACTATGTATAATGATCCTACTGCTGGAAACGAAAGTAACTCAGCTGAAATGGAGTAA
- a CDS encoding CoA-disulfide reductase has translation MKIIIIGGVAAGMSAAAKASRIDKNAEIVIYEKTEIVSWGACGLPYYVGNFYEDPNNMIARPVEKFIEAGMNIKIKHEVIGIDVEKKEITIKNLVTNEVFNDSYDKLMVATGAHAIMPPIKNLSAKGVYTLKDYTDGLILKEEMMKDEHQEIIVVGAGYIGIEVVEAAKHLGKRNVRLIQLGDRVLLESFDKEITDVMEEEIRAHEGVELHLEEAVQEIIEKDGKVVGIKTNKGEYSADLVVIATGVRPNTAFLKDTGIEMLPNGALVIDEFGKTSIDSIYSAGDCATVYHMIRKENVYIPLATTANKIGRVVGENLAGKNTPFKGTLGSAAIKVLEVEAGRTGLTENEAIKLGINYKTVFVKDKNQTNYYPGREDIFVKLIYNADTRVLLGAQIAGKKGAVLRVDALATAIYSGLTVDEIGMMDFCYAPPFARTWDVMNVAGNVAK, from the coding sequence GTCATTTATGAAAAAACTGAAATTGTTTCTTGGGGAGCTTGTGGACTTCCTTATTATGTAGGAAACTTCTATGAAGATCCTAATAATATGATTGCTAGACCAGTTGAAAAGTTTATCGAAGCTGGTATGAACATCAAAATCAAACACGAAGTTATAGGTATTGATGTTGAGAAAAAAGAGATCACTATTAAAAATCTAGTTACTAATGAAGTTTTCAATGATAGCTATGATAAATTAATGGTAGCAACAGGAGCTCATGCTATAATGCCACCTATAAAAAATCTTTCTGCTAAAGGTGTATACACTTTAAAAGATTATACAGATGGATTAATCTTAAAAGAAGAAATGATGAAAGATGAACACCAAGAGATTATTGTTGTAGGAGCTGGATACATTGGTATTGAAGTTGTTGAAGCTGCTAAACACTTAGGAAAAAGAAATGTAAGACTTATCCAATTAGGAGATAGAGTTTTACTTGAAAGTTTTGATAAAGAGATAACTGATGTTATGGAAGAGGAGATCAGAGCTCACGAAGGTGTAGAGCTACACCTTGAAGAGGCTGTTCAAGAGATAATTGAAAAAGATGGAAAAGTTGTTGGTATAAAAACTAACAAAGGAGAGTACAGTGCTGATTTAGTAGTTATAGCTACTGGAGTTAGACCTAATACTGCTTTCCTAAAAGATACTGGAATTGAGATGTTACCTAATGGAGCATTAGTTATTGACGAGTTTGGAAAAACTAGTATAGATTCTATCTACTCAGCTGGAGATTGTGCTACAGTTTACCATATGATTAGAAAAGAGAATGTATACATTCCTCTAGCTACTACTGCTAACAAAATAGGAAGAGTTGTTGGAGAAAACCTAGCTGGTAAAAATACTCCTTTCAAAGGAACTTTAGGTTCAGCAGCTATCAAAGTTTTAGAAGTTGAAGCTGGTAGAACTGGACTTACTGAAAATGAAGCTATCAAATTAGGTATTAACTACAAAACTGTATTTGTAAAAGATAAAAACCAAACAAATTACTATCCAGGAAGAGAGGATATATTTGTAAAATTAATATACAATGCTGATACAAGAGTACTTTTAGGAGCTCAAATAGCTGGTAAAAAAGGTGCTGTTTTAAGAGTTGATGCTTTAGCAACTGCTATCTATTCTGGACTTACTGTAGATGAGATCGGAATGATGGATTTCTGTTATGCACCACCATTCGCAAGAACTTGGGACGTTATGAACGTTGCAGGAAACGTAGCAAAATAA
- a CDS encoding replication initiation protein has protein sequence MKKNFKIEFSSFMTKKEREILKQVLDNYLFNKELNFNIVNLDIPKMKNDEVNFFERFAKKGFWLIEGEERSYINYFSSINIKKEQIRFQLNGLFIKLIEERKLVNSYSLYNFLFLKHKLSVDFFFMYMIENLQKSVIEIPLPELKFQLKVENYTRMYDLDRYVLQLIEEDINKNTQFTLSCEKIKVSGRVEKIRFYIKSKEDIEAKANIKMLLFLFKRYIRDQKRFVFLIEEQLKVKSYSKIKKMIVTAINLLPKFNYSFEDSLAFLIENGYVSEYILVKRNKYRYESNYDILKYIFKDIQFYLKDDDEIFTHIFSDKLIKKVYNIVEDVKCTVKTERSKLEIWYSKDMFYMDIYSKKEIFKIENQ, from the coding sequence ATGAAAAAAAATTTTAAAATTGAATTTTCGTCTTTTATGACAAAAAAAGAGCGAGAGATTTTAAAACAAGTTCTAGATAATTACCTATTTAATAAGGAGTTAAACTTTAATATAGTCAACTTAGATATTCCTAAAATGAAAAATGATGAGGTAAATTTTTTTGAGAGATTTGCAAAAAAAGGATTTTGGTTGATTGAAGGTGAGGAAAGGAGCTATATCAACTATTTTTCCTCTATCAATATAAAAAAGGAGCAGATAAGATTTCAGTTAAATGGATTATTTATCAAGTTGATAGAGGAGAGAAAGCTAGTAAATAGCTACTCACTATATAATTTTTTATTCCTGAAACATAAGTTATCTGTGGATTTTTTCTTTATGTATATGATTGAAAATCTACAAAAAAGTGTAATAGAGATCCCCTTACCAGAATTAAAATTTCAATTGAAAGTTGAAAATTATACGAGAATGTATGACTTAGATCGCTATGTATTACAGCTAATAGAGGAGGATATAAATAAAAATACACAGTTTACTCTCAGTTGTGAGAAGATTAAAGTTTCAGGAAGGGTTGAGAAGATCAGATTTTATATAAAAAGTAAAGAGGATATTGAGGCGAAGGCCAATATTAAGATGCTTTTATTCCTATTTAAGAGATATATAAGAGATCAGAAAAGATTTGTATTTTTGATTGAGGAACAATTAAAGGTAAAAAGTTATTCTAAGATAAAAAAGATGATAGTTACAGCAATAAATTTACTCCCTAAATTTAACTATAGTTTTGAGGATAGCTTAGCATTTTTAATAGAAAATGGTTATGTTAGTGAGTATATCTTAGTTAAGAGAAATAAGTACAGATATGAGAGTAACTATGATATTTTGAAGTATATTTTCAAAGATATTCAGTTCTATCTTAAAGATGATGATGAAATTTTTACTCATATCTTTTCTGATAAATTGATTAAGAAGGTATATAATATTGTTGAAGATGTAAAATGTACAGTAAAAACAGAGAGAAGTAAGTTGGAAATCTGGTATAGTAAAGATATGTTCTATATGGATATCTACTCTAAAAAAGAGATTTTTAAAATTGAGAATCAATAA
- a CDS encoding carbohydrate deacetylase — protein MRKKLIVNADDFGLTPGVNYGIIEAYTYGILTSTTLMINQPFAKHAINLKKQYKNLGLGIHLTFDKGKALSGISSLTDENGNLLKYSLLKDSGTEEDFYREAKLQLEKFIELVGEKPTHMDSHHHIHIKSNNAEKAVLRLSKEYNLKIRTQCNLIEDFYDGGVELEKLLNTLKNSSCEITELMCHPGYIDHALLKTSSYNTKREDELNILKDSTLLIYIKENFDLIDYLGNCKEV, from the coding sequence ATGAGAAAAAAATTAATTGTTAATGCTGATGATTTTGGGCTTACACCAGGGGTAAACTATGGTATAATTGAAGCATATACCTATGGTATTTTGACATCCACAACACTTATGATAAATCAACCCTTTGCTAAGCATGCTATAAATTTAAAAAAACAGTATAAAAATCTTGGACTTGGAATACATCTAACTTTTGATAAGGGAAAAGCTCTTTCTGGAATCTCATCACTTACTGATGAAAATGGAAATCTGTTAAAATACTCTCTGCTAAAAGATAGTGGAACTGAGGAAGATTTTTATAGAGAAGCAAAGTTACAGCTTGAAAAATTTATTGAATTAGTTGGTGAAAAACCTACTCATATGGACTCTCACCACCATATTCATATAAAGAGTAATAATGCTGAAAAAGCTGTTCTTAGACTTAGTAAAGAGTACAATTTAAAGATCAGAACTCAATGCAATTTAATTGAAGATTTTTATGATGGTGGAGTTGAATTGGAAAAACTTCTAAACACATTAAAAAATAGTAGTTGTGAGATTACTGAATTGATGTGTCATCCTGGGTATATTGACCACGCTCTTTTAAAAACTAGCTCATACAATACAAAACGTGAAGATGAGTTAAATATTTTAAAAGATTCTACACTTTTAATCTATATAAAAGAAAATTTTGACTTAATTGATTACTTAGGTAACTGTAAGGAGGTATAG